A segment of the candidate division WOR-3 bacterium genome:
GGTCCCTGCGACCAGTCACAATCTTATGCGTATAGCACTGATGCCCGACGTCCCAAAAAATCCTGTCCCTGGGCGTGTCAAATACGTAGTGTAGTGCCAGAGTGAGTTCGACTGTTCCCAGGTTAGGAGCGACATGGCCACCGTTCTCTGCGGTCGTTTCGATGATTAACTCACGGATTTCCTCGGCCAGAGTCTTGAGTTCGCCGACCGACATCCGCCTAAGGTCTTCGGGCGAGTTCACACTATCCAGCAGCTTGGCCATTATCTCTTTCGGTGCAGAACCAACCACGTAATCGCCCGAAGCCACGAAAAACGCGGGCCCAGCGAGTCAAACCGCCTTTCCGCTTCCCGAGCAAGGGCAAGAGCAAGCATTCGCGCACTACGGCGCTCCCTTTCCGATTCCCTTATGTCGTCCAAGAGGTCATCAGTCACCTGAAACAACCGTCCCAGTACCCGGCCTGCTTGTCTGAGCCTAGACACAAGAAGACCAGATGCACCCGCTACAATCGCACCAGCAACAAGCGACGCGGCCATGAACTCCGCCGTCTTGAGTGACGCAATGTGGATCAGATCGTACGCTCTAGACCTTCTCATCTTTCGTGACTCTTGAGTACTGGGACCGATACCAGGAACTCGCAACGAAACCACGTCCATCATCTGCCCTCCCGCCATCCCTGCAGGTCCGATAGCACGGGCAAGTTCGGCGGCAGCCGCCAGCCGACGGTCGGCTGGCGCTGTTCCGGTGACGAACAACTCGAATGCCCGCGCCAGCAGTGCGTCCGCGGCCAATATCGCGGTCGCTTCGTCAAATCGGCGGTGTAGACTCGGTCGGCCTCGCCGAAAATCGTCGTTGTCCATACTCGGCAGGTCATCATGCACAAGAGAGAACGCATGGATCATCTCGATACCACAGCAGAACGGCGCGACCC
Coding sequences within it:
- a CDS encoding polyprenyl synthetase family protein; translated protein: MNLGISPGIAQVETLGAVTRTLEQDRVLVNRWLAKSLSFEPRVPRRLAEAMRYAVLGPGKRIRPILALEAFRAVLENGVELGPGRMVQKARSRKEHWVAPFCCGIEMIHAFSLVHDDLPSMDNDDFRRGRPSLHRRFDEATAILAADALLARAFELFVTGTAPADRRLAAAAELARAIGPAGMAGGQMMDVVSLRVPGIGPSTQESRKMRRSRAYDLIHIASLKTAEFMAASLVAGAIVAGASGLLVSRLRQAGRVLGRLFQVTDDLLDDIRESERERRSARMLALALAREAERRFDSLGPRFSWLRAITWLVLHRKR